From the Leptotrichia sp. oral taxon 221 genome, one window contains:
- a CDS encoding YbaB/EbfC family nucleoid-associated protein, whose product MVRKIKGANKSAGGSQQDIIRQAQVMQQEMLKIQEGLKDKFVESSVAGGGITVKANGQKKIVDLSISLDVLKDAIEENDSTIVSDLIVNAINEILDKAEEMAEKEMEVVTGGVSIPGLF is encoded by the coding sequence ATGGTTAGAAAAATAAAAGGAGCTAATAAATCAGCTGGAGGAAGTCAACAAGATATAATTAGACAAGCTCAAGTAATGCAACAAGAAATGTTAAAAATCCAAGAAGGATTAAAAGATAAATTTGTAGAATCTTCAGTAGCAGGTGGAGGAATTACTGTAAAAGCAAATGGTCAAAAGAAAATAGTTGATTTATCTATTTCTTTAGATGTATTAAAAGATGCAATTGAAGAAAATGATTCAACAATCGTATCAGATTTAATAGTAAATGCTATTAATGAAATTTTAGATAAAGCTGAAGAAATGGCTGAAAAAGAAATGGAAGTAGTTACTGGTGGAGTAAGTATTCCAGGATTATTCTAA
- a CDS encoding thioredoxin family protein, translating to MSTFNDYLKYDQNEEYERKQLRIMEKITFSDETLKKIKTIHNEIRIIAVAQVYCPDCRAIIAFMQKFAELNPNIKIKYKTKEDAKDLKYGNIERIPTLIRYTDDTDEIFLSEFPKVVKKMMEEEPEKFEDIKYNFRTGKYNTEIEKELVDYLSVL from the coding sequence ATGTCAACATTTAATGATTATTTAAAGTATGACCAAAATGAGGAGTATGAAAGAAAACAATTGAGAATAATGGAAAAAATTACTTTTTCAGACGAAACTTTAAAGAAAATTAAAACTATACATAATGAAATTAGAATTATAGCAGTAGCGCAAGTTTACTGTCCAGATTGTCGTGCAATAATTGCGTTTATGCAAAAATTTGCTGAATTGAATCCGAATATTAAAATTAAATATAAAACAAAAGAGGATGCAAAAGATTTAAAATATGGAAATATAGAAAGAATTCCTACATTGATAAGATACACAGATGATACAGATGAAATTTTCTTGTCAGAATTTCCAAAAGTAGTAAAAAAAATGATGGAAGAAGAACCAGAAAAATTTGAAGATATAAAATATAACTTTAGAACAGGAAAATACAATACTGAAATTGAAAAAGAATTAGTAGATTATTTATCGGTTCTGTAA
- a CDS encoding phospho-sugar mutase yields the protein MGYKEKYEYWLNSPAIDEKDREELKSIAGNEKEIEDRFFKDLSFGTGGIRGVRGIGTNRMNKYVIRKVTQGLANYMLSFDEKAAKEKGIIIAHDCRIGSREYALNTARVMAANGIKAYIYESLRSTPELSFGVRYKGCMSGIVVTASHNPAEYNGYKVYWDDGAQVVDPHAPAIVDEVNKISTLEEIKVISEEEGREKGLIIQLDHKIDDDYIAAIKKQTIHTDIPGKEDFKIVYTPLHGTGGRPMKRILSDFGYNFEVVKEQIEPDGNFPTVVYANPEEVAAFKLGTKLGNEIGAQLILANDPDADRIGIAIRDDKNEWYYPNGNQVGLLLLQYLLNYKKDIPADAQVITTVVSTPMIDVVAPAKNVGVMKTLTGFKYIGQKIRQFENKELKGSYLFGFEESYGYLIGTHARDKDALVTSMVISEMATYYHSKGTSIYKELQKLYEKFGYYLEGIKSVTLKGKDGIEQMAALMSNLRENVKDELLGKKIKIKRDFFSHKEHNLETGEEKEINLPKENVLQFVLEDNTFITARPSGTEPKIKFYFSVNADSNENVKAKLDKTMEEFSKFIGL from the coding sequence ATGGGATACAAAGAAAAATATGAGTATTGGTTAAATTCGCCTGCTATTGACGAAAAAGACAGAGAAGAATTGAAAAGCATTGCAGGGAATGAAAAAGAAATAGAAGATAGATTTTTCAAAGATTTGAGTTTTGGAACTGGTGGAATTAGAGGAGTTCGTGGAATTGGAACTAATAGAATGAATAAATATGTAATTAGAAAAGTAACTCAAGGACTTGCAAATTATATGTTGAGTTTTGATGAAAAAGCGGCAAAAGAAAAAGGAATCATAATTGCTCATGACTGTAGAATAGGTTCGAGAGAGTATGCACTAAATACTGCAAGAGTAATGGCTGCAAATGGAATTAAAGCATATATTTATGAAAGTTTACGTTCAACTCCTGAATTGTCATTTGGTGTAAGATATAAAGGATGTATGTCAGGAATTGTTGTTACAGCTTCTCATAATCCTGCAGAATACAATGGATATAAAGTTTATTGGGATGATGGAGCACAAGTTGTTGACCCACATGCACCAGCAATTGTTGATGAAGTAAATAAAATTTCTACATTGGAAGAAATAAAAGTTATTTCTGAAGAAGAAGGAAGAGAAAAAGGATTAATTATTCAACTTGATCATAAAATTGATGATGACTATATAGCAGCGATTAAAAAACAAACTATACATACAGATATTCCAGGAAAAGAAGATTTCAAGATTGTTTATACTCCGCTTCATGGAACTGGTGGAAGACCAATGAAGAGAATTTTATCTGATTTTGGATACAATTTTGAAGTTGTAAAAGAACAAATTGAACCAGATGGAAACTTCCCAACAGTAGTTTATGCAAACCCAGAAGAAGTGGCAGCATTTAAATTGGGAACAAAATTAGGAAATGAAATTGGAGCACAATTAATTTTGGCAAATGACCCAGATGCTGATAGAATCGGTATTGCGATAAGAGATGACAAAAATGAATGGTATTATCCAAACGGAAACCAAGTAGGATTATTGTTATTGCAATATTTATTGAATTACAAAAAAGATATTCCAGCTGATGCACAAGTTATTACAACTGTTGTTTCTACACCAATGATTGATGTTGTTGCACCTGCTAAAAATGTTGGAGTTATGAAAACATTGACTGGATTCAAATATATCGGACAAAAAATTAGACAATTTGAAAATAAAGAATTAAAAGGATCATATTTATTTGGATTTGAAGAAAGTTACGGATATTTGATTGGAACTCATGCAAGAGATAAAGATGCGTTGGTAACTTCAATGGTTATTTCTGAAATGGCAACTTATTACCACTCAAAAGGAACTTCTATTTACAAAGAATTGCAAAAATTATATGAAAAATTCGGATATTATTTAGAAGGAATTAAATCAGTAACATTGAAAGGTAAAGACGGAATTGAACAAATGGCAGCATTGATGTCTAACTTGAGAGAAAATGTTAAAGATGAATTGCTTGGTAAGAAAATTAAAATTAAAAGAGATTTCTTCTCACACAAAGAACATAACTTGGAAACTGGTGAAGAAAAAGAAATTAATTTACCAAAAGAAAATGTATTACAATTCGTGCTTGAAGATAATACATTTATTACAGCAAGACCATCTGGAACTGAACCAAAAATTAAATTCTATTTCAGCGTAAATGCAGATTCTAACGAAAATGTCAAAGCTAAACTTGATAAAACAATGGAAGAATTTTCTAAATTTATTGGATTATAA
- a CDS encoding LemA family protein, with protein sequence MLIIGIILGIIVILAILAIIYKNKFVILDNRVKNSWSQIDVQMQNRFSLVPNLVETVKGYAKHEKDTLEGISNAKTKYMSASTTEEKMEANNQLNELLGKFFAISEAYPELKANTSFEKLQTQLMEIEDKIRFARQFYNDTVTEYNQAIQMFPGNLFAGMFNYKNIELFKANEMAREEIKVKF encoded by the coding sequence ATGTTAATAATAGGAATAATACTAGGAATTATTGTAATTTTAGCTATATTGGCGATAATTTACAAAAATAAATTTGTAATTTTAGATAATAGAGTAAAAAATTCTTGGAGTCAAATTGACGTACAAATGCAAAATAGATTTAGTCTTGTTCCAAATTTGGTTGAGACGGTAAAAGGTTATGCTAAACATGAAAAAGATACTCTTGAAGGTATTTCAAATGCGAAAACTAAATATATGTCAGCGAGTACAACAGAAGAAAAAATGGAAGCAAACAATCAATTAAATGAACTTTTAGGGAAATTTTTTGCTATATCTGAAGCTTATCCTGAATTAAAAGCAAATACGAGTTTTGAAAAGTTACAAACTCAACTTATGGAAATAGAAGATAAAATCAGATTTGCTAGACAGTTTTACAATGATACAGTAACAGAGTATAATCAAGCTATACAAATGTTTCCAGGAAATTTGTTTGCAGGAATGTTTAATTACAAAAATATTGAGTTGTTTAAAGCAAATGAGATGGCAAGAGAAGAAATTAAAGTGAAATTTTAA
- a CDS encoding IS607 family transposase, whose translation MNKIYKPNEFGKMIGRTVNTLQRWDREGILKARRTPTNRRYYTEEDYYNIMGIQQENAENQVNDVIIYARVSNQNQKDDLKNQVEFLKTYANAKGYIISSIITDIGSGLDYNRKGFNSILYSEKKQKILISYKDRFVRFGYSWFDNFLKSKGSEIIVVNNQTLSPKQELVEDLISIIQIFSYRIDGLKKYKKKIKNDEEL comes from the coding sequence ATGAATAAAATATATAAGCCAAATGAATTTGGTAAAATGATAGGGAGAACTGTAAATACGTTGCAAAGATGGGATAGAGAAGGCATATTAAAAGCACGTAGAACCCCAACAAATAGAAGATATTATACAGAAGAAGATTATTATAATATTATGGGTATTCAACAAGAAAATGCTGAAAATCAAGTAAACGATGTAATTATATATGCTCGTGTTTCTAACCAAAATCAAAAAGATGATCTAAAAAATCAAGTAGAATTTCTAAAAACATATGCTAATGCTAAAGGCTATATTATTTCGAGCATTATAACAGATATTGGAAGTGGGTTAGATTACAACAGGAAAGGATTTAATTCCATTTTATATTCTGAAAAAAAACAAAAAATATTAATTTCTTATAAAGATAGATTTGTTAGATTTGGTTACAGTTGGTTTGATAATTTTTTAAAATCAAAAGGAAGTGAAATTATTGTAGTAAATAATCAAACTTTATCACCAAAGCAAGAACTTGTAGAAGACTTAATTTCAATTATTCAAATCTTTTCTTATAGAATAGATGGACTTAAAAAATATAAAAAAAAGATAAAAAATGATGAAGAATTATAA
- the ricT gene encoding PSP1 domain-containing protein yields the protein MKIMNIKFRKTKKVYPFLINDEKNYKKGDYVIVDTIRGEQIGIVLGTTDKKLEEDNEDRDEVKIREVKRKLSDSEVEKLKDLDKKADEAYFKCKKIVKRILPEMNLVIGEYTFDESKLIFYFTAENRLDFRELVKEVNKTFKKRVEFYQIKSNDEGRILCAFGKYGREIYW from the coding sequence ATGAAAATAATGAATATTAAATTTAGAAAAACAAAAAAAGTTTATCCTTTTTTGATAAATGATGAAAAAAACTACAAAAAGGGAGACTATGTAATAGTAGATACAATAAGGGGAGAGCAGATTGGTATTGTTTTGGGGACGACAGATAAAAAACTTGAAGAGGATAACGAAGACAGAGATGAAGTTAAAATAAGAGAGGTTAAAAGGAAATTAAGCGATTCAGAAGTTGAAAAATTGAAGGATTTAGATAAAAAAGCGGATGAAGCTTATTTTAAGTGTAAAAAAATCGTGAAAAGAATTTTACCTGAAATGAATTTAGTTATAGGTGAGTATACTTTTGATGAAAGTAAATTGATATTTTATTTTACTGCTGAAAATCGTTTGGACTTTAGGGAATTGGTAAAAGAAGTGAATAAAACTTTTAAAAAGAGAGTGGAATTTTATCAAATAAAATCAAATGATGAAGGTAGAATTTTGTGTGCATTTGGAAAATATGGAAGAGAGATTTACTGGTAA
- a CDS encoding tRNA1(Val) (adenine(37)-N6)-methyltransferase produces MAYIEKLESVNKEIVIEDEGLKITNDALLLAKFIKKIFLKKRENVKKALEIGAGQGIISILLSDLENISQIDAVEIQEKIFRYLEKNIKNNELTDKIIPIFSDVKELEGEYDYIFSNPPYMKTNSGKMPNTEEEKISKYEITLNLEELTLEIKRLLKNGGEFFVIVPNDRLNDIFSYIYQNKLNILEIEINQYKKKDLVIIYGKKGEKKNSKIIIGLEKL; encoded by the coding sequence ATGGCTTATATCGAAAAATTAGAGAGTGTGAATAAAGAAATTGTAATTGAAGATGAAGGGTTAAAGATTACAAATGATGCTTTATTATTAGCAAAATTCATTAAAAAGATATTTTTGAAAAAAAGAGAAAATGTGAAAAAAGCATTAGAAATCGGTGCTGGACAAGGAATAATTTCAATATTGCTGTCTGATTTGGAAAATATTTCTCAGATTGATGCTGTGGAAATTCAAGAAAAAATTTTTAGATATCTTGAGAAAAATATTAAAAATAATGAGTTGACGGATAAAATTATTCCGATTTTTTCAGACGTGAAGGAACTTGAAGGAGAATATGATTATATTTTTTCTAATCCGCCTTACATGAAAACAAATTCTGGGAAAATGCCTAACACTGAAGAAGAAAAAATTAGTAAGTATGAAATTACATTGAATTTAGAAGAATTAACTTTGGAGATAAAAAGGTTATTGAAAAATGGAGGAGAATTTTTTGTTATAGTGCCAAATGATAGGTTGAATGATATTTTTTCATATATTTATCAAAATAAGTTGAATATTTTGGAGATTGAGATTAATCAATACAAAAAGAAGGATTTGGTAATTATTTACGGAAAAAAAGGTGAGAAAAAAAATTCAAAAATTATTATAGGCTTAGAAAAACTCTAG
- the sppA gene encoding signal peptide peptidase SppA — protein MKFSDFLKRFFLFTLKETYSFFLKLMLFFLIIFILGLSVTSIINSKIKSESKQKKSDYVLFNVSQISEDKVLGASFFNDKYSISYSDLLNSLDRIKDDRKVKGIIIDLDQTNLSSSKIEEISKKMEELKKSGKKIYAYGAYIENSNYTLASVANEIIMTPSASASLSLIGYQYSDLYLKNLLDKIGVNMEIVRIGSHKSYGENYTSNQMSPELKADLTRIFENRYNNFVSNIVKTRKINRDSINSDIVNGNTVNMSPFTARDKNLVDKLESYQDFMARLGITDKNISDIYDYYDNNVKDTEIKGKNGTIAVIYAEGSIVYDDNGTQKNIISPNNISTKINKALEIKNLRGIVLRVNSGGGSALASEIIYQQFSKVNVPIYVSMGDTAASGGYYISMVGSKVFADKATITGSIGVVSMIPKLYNAQNKFGVTSNSISKGKYADINDSFTPLSEESKAKISASMNETYNEFKSRVIKNRKINDDKLEEYAQGRIWLGDEAKNIRLVDDIASLDEVIKRMANDLNLGDSYGVSDIFVEEDFSQKLKALSAFVLEKFNIKSQIKETIPESEKVFEDYELATKNVNKPLYYLPYSLKMY, from the coding sequence ATGAAATTTTCTGATTTCTTAAAAAGATTTTTTCTATTTACTTTAAAAGAAACTTATTCTTTTTTCTTAAAATTAATGTTGTTTTTTTTAATAATTTTTATTTTGGGGTTATCGGTAACTTCTATAATAAATTCAAAAATTAAATCTGAAAGTAAACAAAAAAAATCTGATTATGTGTTATTTAATGTTTCACAAATTAGTGAGGATAAAGTACTTGGAGCATCATTTTTTAATGATAAATACAGTATTTCTTATTCTGATTTGCTGAATAGTTTGGATAGAATAAAAGATGATAGAAAAGTAAAAGGGATTATAATTGATTTGGATCAAACTAACTTATCATCGAGTAAAATTGAAGAAATTTCCAAAAAAATGGAAGAATTGAAAAAAAGTGGTAAAAAAATATATGCTTATGGTGCATACATAGAAAATAGTAACTATACTTTAGCTTCTGTTGCAAACGAAATTATTATGACACCATCTGCTTCAGCTAGTCTTTCGTTGATTGGTTATCAGTATTCTGATTTGTATTTAAAAAATTTATTAGATAAAATCGGAGTAAATATGGAAATTGTTAGAATTGGTTCTCATAAATCTTATGGAGAAAATTATACTAGCAATCAAATGTCGCCTGAACTTAAAGCTGATTTAACGAGAATTTTTGAAAATAGATACAATAATTTTGTATCTAATATTGTAAAAACTCGTAAAATTAATAGAGATTCTATTAATTCTGATATCGTAAATGGAAATACGGTTAATATGTCACCATTTACTGCTAGAGATAAAAATTTAGTGGATAAATTAGAAAGTTATCAAGATTTTATGGCTAGATTGGGTATTACTGATAAAAATATTTCTGATATTTATGATTATTATGATAATAATGTTAAAGACACTGAAATTAAAGGAAAAAACGGTACTATCGCAGTTATTTATGCAGAAGGTTCGATTGTTTATGATGATAACGGAACTCAAAAAAATATTATTTCCCCAAATAATATTTCTACAAAAATTAACAAAGCTCTTGAAATCAAGAATTTACGTGGTATCGTTTTAAGAGTTAACTCTGGTGGTGGATCAGCACTTGCTTCAGAAATTATTTATCAACAGTTTTCTAAAGTAAATGTACCAATTTATGTCTCAATGGGTGATACAGCTGCTTCTGGTGGTTATTACATCTCGATGGTTGGTTCAAAAGTTTTTGCTGATAAGGCTACAATTACTGGTTCTATTGGTGTTGTTTCAATGATTCCTAAATTATACAATGCACAAAATAAATTTGGTGTAACTTCAAATTCTATTTCAAAAGGTAAATATGCTGATATTAACGATAGTTTTACTCCTTTGTCTGAAGAATCGAAAGCAAAAATTTCAGCGTCTATGAATGAAACTTACAATGAGTTTAAATCGAGAGTTATTAAAAATAGAAAAATTAATGATGATAAATTGGAAGAATATGCTCAAGGGAGAATTTGGCTTGGAGATGAAGCGAAAAATATTCGTTTAGTTGATGATATTGCTTCTCTTGATGAAGTTATAAAAAGAATGGCTAATGATTTAAATTTAGGAGATAGTTACGGTGTTAGTGATATTTTTGTTGAAGAAGATTTCTCTCAAAAATTAAAAGCGTTATCAGCCTTTGTTTTGGAAAAATTCAATATAAAATCACAAATTAAAGAGACAATTCCTGAAAGTGAAAAAGTATTTGAAGATTATGAACTTGCTACAAAAAATGTTAATAAACCTTTATATTACTTGCCTTATAGCTTGAAAATGTATTAA
- a CDS encoding PAS domain-containing protein, which translates to MEKANMKDHLNINFDLIEKMTKIKKNYIEGNVDVETTRKLIRETFKDKKITPAEFAYSEQKIKDLGFDDATVHDKMNDVLDLFDEIIEREDSSLPEGHPIKTYLKENEAARKLIAEMKEELNKKFIKNRWLEFYDKLYTFNLTHLARKQHQLFSILERKGFDRPSKIMWTFDNAVRDNISEARKLLMEDKMEEFYAKQEIAWELTLDIMHKEEEILFPTSLKMITEEEFRNMRSGDDEIGYFLIDKPKGFLPEKKEEKAEENENLNENMSQTGNFMNDLAGLLSKYNMNTGGGKSDVLDVKQGKLTLEQINLIFQHMPVDLSFVDENEIVKFYTDTKHRIFPRSAGVIGRDVKNCHPRESVASVLEIIDAFRNNEQDEVDFWLEMNGKFIYIYYVAVRDENGTFKGVLEMMQDVTRIRSLEGKRTLVTWEKPKKSEINQENEKDFEENKNPYGLTENTVIGEIIDKYPYIREFMPTLSPTYKKLLDPIQYMIMSKVATLDMISMRGGFPLDELIEKISDEIRRNEAEK; encoded by the coding sequence ATGGAAAAAGCAAATATGAAGGATCATTTGAATATAAATTTTGATTTGATTGAGAAAATGACGAAAATTAAGAAAAATTATATAGAAGGAAATGTTGATGTAGAGACTACGAGAAAATTGATAAGGGAGACTTTTAAAGATAAAAAGATAACTCCTGCTGAGTTTGCCTATTCTGAGCAGAAAATAAAAGATTTAGGATTTGATGATGCGACTGTTCATGATAAGATGAATGATGTGCTTGATTTGTTTGATGAAATTATTGAAAGAGAGGACTCTTCGTTGCCTGAGGGACATCCGATAAAAACTTATTTGAAGGAAAATGAAGCGGCTAGAAAGTTGATTGCTGAAATGAAGGAAGAATTGAATAAGAAATTTATAAAAAATAGATGGCTGGAGTTTTACGATAAACTTTATACATTTAATTTGACACATTTGGCTAGAAAACAGCATCAATTATTTTCAATATTAGAAAGAAAAGGATTTGACAGACCGTCTAAAATAATGTGGACTTTTGATAATGCGGTTAGGGATAATATAAGTGAGGCTAGAAAACTGTTAATGGAAGATAAAATGGAAGAATTTTATGCGAAACAGGAAATTGCTTGGGAATTGACGTTGGATATAATGCATAAGGAAGAAGAAATCTTATTTCCAACTTCACTTAAAATGATTACTGAGGAAGAATTTAGGAATATGAGAAGTGGAGATGATGAGATAGGATATTTCTTGATTGATAAGCCTAAAGGATTTTTGCCTGAGAAAAAAGAAGAAAAAGCTGAGGAAAATGAAAATTTGAATGAAAATATGTCTCAAACAGGTAATTTTATGAATGATTTAGCTGGGCTTCTTTCAAAATATAATATGAATACAGGTGGAGGAAAGTCTGATGTGTTAGATGTTAAGCAAGGAAAACTTACTTTGGAGCAAATAAATTTGATTTTTCAACATATGCCAGTAGATTTGTCTTTTGTAGATGAGAATGAGATTGTTAAGTTTTACACTGATACAAAACATAGAATTTTTCCTAGAAGTGCAGGAGTTATAGGAAGAGATGTTAAAAACTGTCATCCGAGAGAAAGTGTTGCTTCGGTTTTGGAAATAATTGATGCATTTAGAAATAATGAGCAAGATGAAGTTGACTTTTGGCTTGAAATGAATGGGAAATTTATTTATATTTATTATGTTGCTGTGAGAGATGAAAATGGTACATTTAAAGGGGTTCTTGAGATGATGCAAGATGTTACGAGAATAAGAAGTCTTGAAGGAAAGAGAACGCTTGTAACTTGGGAAAAACCTAAAAAATCTGAAATTAATCAAGAGAATGAAAAAGATTTTGAAGAAAATAAAAATCCTTATGGACTAACAGAAAATACAGTAATAGGAGAAATAATAGATAAATATCCCTACATAAGAGAATTTATGCCAACATTATCGCCTACATACAAGAAACTGCTTGATCCAATTCAATATATGATAATGTCTAAAGTTGCGACACTTGATATGATTTCAATGCGTGGTGGGTTTCCTTTAGACGAATTGATAGAAAAAATTTCTGATGAAATTAGAAGAAATGAAGCTGAAAAATAA
- a CDS encoding RNA-guided endonuclease TnpB family protein — MKNYKGIKIEIKPTAEQIEKINRTIGTGRFLYNFYIAYNKEIYEKEKRFVTGFEFSKYINNIFIKENPDKSWIKDVSSKSNKQAIMNSEKAFKRFFNKISSFPKFKKKSHNNQKCYFFKNNKTDFEFYRHKIKIPTLKFVRLKEYGYIPKNTNIKSATISKEGNRYFLSLILEMKKEIEKNSIQKNLQTKEGIGIDLGIKDFAICSDGQVFKNINKTFKVRKIEKKLKREQRKKSRKYLSCKKMEKNLYECKNFQKQKLVIAKLFFKLNCIRNDYINKVVNMLTKTKLKCITIEDLKVSNMMKNRHLSKAISQQKFYEFRTKLLNKCKEKNIELRIVSTFYPSSKLCSNCGNKKQDFKLKDRIYKCSCCGIEINRDYNASLNLRNSTQYTILT, encoded by the coding sequence ATGAAGAATTATAAAGGAATAAAAATTGAAATTAAACCTACAGCTGAACAGATTGAAAAAATTAACAGAACTATTGGGACAGGAAGATTTTTATATAATTTTTACATAGCATATAACAAAGAAATTTACGAAAAAGAAAAAAGATTTGTTACAGGATTTGAATTTTCAAAATATATAAATAATATTTTTATAAAAGAAAATCCTGATAAATCTTGGATAAAAGATGTTTCATCAAAATCTAATAAACAAGCTATAATGAATAGTGAAAAAGCATTTAAAAGATTTTTTAACAAAATATCGAGCTTTCCAAAATTTAAAAAGAAAAGTCATAATAATCAAAAATGCTATTTTTTTAAAAATAATAAAACTGATTTTGAATTTTATAGGCACAAAATAAAAATTCCTACTTTAAAATTTGTAAGATTAAAAGAATATGGATATATTCCTAAAAATACAAATATAAAAAGTGCTACAATTTCAAAAGAAGGAAATCGTTATTTTTTATCGCTTATTTTAGAAATGAAAAAAGAAATTGAGAAAAATTCAATTCAGAAAAATTTACAAACTAAAGAAGGAATAGGAATTGATTTAGGAATAAAAGATTTTGCAATTTGTTCTGATGGACAAGTTTTTAAGAATATTAATAAAACTTTTAAAGTTAGAAAAATTGAAAAAAAACTAAAAAGAGAGCAAAGAAAAAAATCAAGGAAATATTTGTCTTGCAAAAAAATGGAAAAAAATCTTTATGAATGTAAAAATTTTCAAAAACAAAAATTAGTGATAGCTAAATTGTTTTTTAAATTAAATTGTATTAGAAATGATTATATTAATAAAGTTGTTAATATGTTAACAAAAACCAAGTTAAAATGTATAACAATAGAAGATTTGAAAGTTTCTAATATGATGAAAAATAGGCATTTGTCAAAGGCAATTTCACAACAAAAATTTTATGAATTTAGAACAAAACTTTTGAATAAATGCAAAGAAAAAAATATTGAATTAAGAATTGTAAGCACATTTTATCCGAGTTCTAAGTTATGTAGTAACTGTGGAAACAAAAAACAAGATTTTAAATTAAAAGATAGAATTTATAAATGTAGCTGTTGTGGAATTGAAATAAATAGAGACTACAACGCAAGTCTTAATTTGAGAAATTCTACACAATATACAATATTGACATAA
- a CDS encoding response regulator yields the protein MGKVALVVDDAPFIRAEIKEILEEQGYKVYEAGDGLEAVTIYKMHNPDIVTMDVNMPKVHGLKATQIITEYDKNAKVMLCSTMMMFPNYQKMGKEAGAKAFLSKPFTDIEFMEELSKLFV from the coding sequence ATGGGAAAAGTAGCATTAGTTGTGGATGATGCTCCTTTTATTAGAGCAGAAATAAAAGAAATACTAGAAGAACAAGGATACAAAGTGTATGAAGCTGGTGATGGATTGGAAGCGGTAACAATATACAAAATGCACAACCCAGATATTGTGACTATGGATGTTAATATGCCAAAAGTTCACGGATTAAAAGCGACTCAAATAATAACAGAATACGATAAAAATGCGAAAGTTATGCTTTGTAGTACAATGATGATGTTTCCAAATTATCAGAAAATGGGAAAAGAAGCTGGTGCAAAAGCCTTTTTATCAAAACCATTTACGGATATTGAATTTATGGAAGAATTATCAAAATTATTTGTATAA